In the Phenylobacterium soli genome, GCCGGCGCGCTACGGCGTCGTCAGCTTCAAGAACCTGGCGATCGCCATCCTGCCGATCCACGACGACGGGACCATCGTGCTGGTCGGCCAGAACCGCTTCGCCCACGCCGACTACAGCTGGGAGCTGCCCGAGGGCGGCTCGCCTGTGGGCGATGATCCGCTGGAGGGCGCCAAGCGCGAGCTGGCCGAGGAGACCGGCCTCGTGGCCGCCCATTGGCAGGAGGTCATCAACGCCCAGCTGTCCAACTCGGTCACCGACGAGCGGATGATCGGTTATGTGGCCACCGGGCTCAGCGGCGGCGGTCATGCCCACGAGGCGGACGACACCGAGGACCTCGCCATCGTCCGCGTTCCGTTCCGCGAGGCGCTCGACGCCGCGGTGGCCGGCCACATGCAGGACGCGCTGACCCTGGCGATGCTGCTGCGGGCCTACCATATGGCTCGCGAAGGGGCTTTGCCTGGGGCGCTCGCGCGTCTCATGCTAGGGTAGGGAGAACCCGATGGGCCGGGAGGAACCGATGAGAGAACGCCTCGAGGTCGTCGACCCCGCAATCGCACCGCCCGTTTGGGCCGCTCTTCGCAATGAGGCGGCGGCGGTGGCGAAGAAGGAGTCGGCGCTGGCCAGCGTGCTGGCGGCGACGATCATCAACCACGACACCCTGGGCGATGCGCTCTCCTACCAGCTCGCGCGCAAGCTGGGCGATCAGGAGCTGCGCGGCATGACCATCCGCGACATCTGCGACGAGGCCTACGAGGCCAAGCCCGAGCTCCTCGACATCGCGGAGGACGACCTGAAGGCCGTGTTCGAACGCGACCCGGCCTGCAAGGGCTACGTCCAGCCGTTCCTGTTCTTCAAGGGCTTCCAGGCGCTGCAGACCCAGCGGGTCGCCCACTGGCTCTGGCAGCAGGGCCGCGAGACCCTGGCCTTCTACTTCCAATCCCGCTCCTCCGAGCTCTTCCAGGTGGACATCCACCCGGCGACCCGGATCGGCCGCGGCGTGTTCGTCGACCACGGCACCGGCATCGTCATCGGCGAGACCGCGGTGATCGGGGACGACGTTTCCATGCTGCAGGGCGTGACGCTCGGCGGCACCGGCGCGGAGCGCGGCGACCGCCACCCGAAGATCGGCAAGGGCGTGCTGCTGGGCGCGGGCGCGAAGGTGCTCGGCAATATCCTGATCGGCGACTACGCCAAGGTGGCCTCGGGCTCGGTGGTGCTGAAGCCGGTGCCGAAGGGCTGCACGGCCGCCGGCGTTCCGGCGCGGCTCGTCAATTGCCCGACCTGCGAGGAGCCGGCCAAGTCCATGGACCACACCCTCGCCGAGGCTGTGTACGACTACGTGATCTGAGGTTTATCGGCGGCGCGCTTGAATGTAGG is a window encoding:
- a CDS encoding NUDIX domain-containing protein; this translates as MSEKPAWLRPHGEPWKRLTERVVFENPWIKVTDHEATAPTGRPARYGVVSFKNLAIAILPIHDDGTIVLVGQNRFAHADYSWELPEGGSPVGDDPLEGAKRELAEETGLVAAHWQEVINAQLSNSVTDERMIGYVATGLSGGGHAHEADDTEDLAIVRVPFREALDAAVAGHMQDALTLAMLLRAYHMAREGALPGALARLMLG
- the cysE gene encoding serine O-acetyltransferase, which produces MRERLEVVDPAIAPPVWAALRNEAAAVAKKESALASVLAATIINHDTLGDALSYQLARKLGDQELRGMTIRDICDEAYEAKPELLDIAEDDLKAVFERDPACKGYVQPFLFFKGFQALQTQRVAHWLWQQGRETLAFYFQSRSSELFQVDIHPATRIGRGVFVDHGTGIVIGETAVIGDDVSMLQGVTLGGTGAERGDRHPKIGKGVLLGAGAKVLGNILIGDYAKVASGSVVLKPVPKGCTAAGVPARLVNCPTCEEPAKSMDHTLAEAVYDYVI